The segment GTATAACGCTTTTCAGATTGGCTCTTGATGGGCTGCTGCTGGAGTTCTGCACAGCTCCTCGTAATCTTCCTAGGGGCTGGGAGCTTAGTTACAGGACTTTCTGCGGTAACTGTGGAGAGGGGCAGGTCTCTTGTAAATATCGCTGAGGAGCTCCCCCTCCAGCCCCAACACAATCAAACACACAGAGTTTTGCTGAAGTGTCTGGATGGTTCTGCCTCCAGCATGCTTTCGCTTAGGCTGGACTGAATGAGACAAGTGCTCTAAAATGTCCCAACTTTATTTACAATCAgacccccagctcccaccccaccccagctcctagGTTTAGCTCAGCTCTAAAGAAGCTGGATAAGCAGTGACGCTTCTGCCAAGCCTAGAGCGCAGGGTGACGTACAGGGTGAGCCCTTCACTTCTTCTGGGCTTGTGCCCTAGCCCGCTGAATCTTGTCGGCCGTGGCCGCGTCTGCGGTTCCAGTGCAGTGGGACAACACAAGAGTCAGCTCTGCTTCGTTCCGGTGCTCAATGGCCACATCTGCGGCCTGAGCCACATCCCTGTGGtttgaggaggaggggagaaggtgtCAGGCTGCCCAAGGGCACAGACCGTGCCCCTCATCAGCCCCCTGGCTCAGCCACCCAGCACCCACAGGGCTCTCAGCCGACGCACCCAACGAGAAGCAAGGCCTTGACCTTCTGCTCAGGACCCACGCGGGAGGCATACTTCTTGGCCTCGTATTTGTTGTGTTGTTTCATGCAGATCTCGACAAAGGGCTTAGGAGAagttggggagaaggagaagataaGGCAGCGCCTTCCTGTCCTCTCTCTTATGAGCAAAAGCCCCACGGACGCATGGTCCCTGTGTATTTCATATGCCCTTCAGTGTGCATAATCtcgccccacccccgccctgacACACATACAACAGTTGTGATCTCCGCAGTCTCAGGGCAGGAACCACCTATACCACAGATCTGTTAGAGCCTTGTCCATGCGGCCACTCCACCATCTGAGGCTACCCTCTCGCAATAGGAGTCCCTTGCCTTCTCAGGGCCTGTGTTTTCTCTCACGGCTGCCCTTATCCCACCTATCCGACACACCACTGAACCACCTGCCACAGAAAACAATTCCCCTTGGTCTCGTCCACTGCCTCCCGAACATGCCCCCCCAGTGCCCTTCCACCTCCTACTTCCATGAGACTTTCCCTTCGGCACACAGTGCCCGCAGCGGGCCTCCTTGAGGAGAGCAGCTCATTCCTTCTCTGGCCAACATCTGTGGGCTAACTCGGGCCCACTTGCCCACAGACCTAGCCCATGAGTGTGCTAACTATGTGGGAGGGCTGAATAGATGCAGGAATGGGCCATCTGCCTGTCTCTGGGCCTGGTCCCCTCCCCAGGACTACACCCCTGGGCGTGGGGTCCACGCAGGGCCCCTGCCTCACCAGGTAGCCAATGGGCGATTTCTTGCTCTTAGAAAACTTCTCTAGCTCCTCCCAGTCTTCCAGATCCGCCAGGGCTGTCAGCTTCAGCCACCAGAGCCTGCAGGGAAGCTGGGCTCGCAGGTGTTGCGGGGCCAGAGGGCGGTCCCAGGACCTACCCGTGGCCCAAGCCTCACCTACCTCTTGTCCGGAATGCGGAAGTCACGTGCCAGCTGCTCTGCGCGCTTGCTGTGGCCGCCGAGGACGAGGGTGGTGACCGTGTCGTGCAGAGACAGGTCCACGAAGTGGCCCCCCAGCTCATCTTCCAGGCGCCGCTGCAGCCGCAGGAGCCGCATTTGATCCTCCGTGGCCTGGGGCAGAGATGAGGCCAGATGGGGTCGGACGGGGCCAAGGGACAAGGAGGCAAGACCAGAGCAGAGGAGGTCCTCAGAAAAGAGTAAGGCAAACCTTGGCTGCGAACTCATTCTTGGCCTTGTAGAAGGCGTCAGCTGCCATCTGTAGAGCCGCGACTCGCCCCTCGATACGCTACAGGGGCAAGCAGGGAAGCCTGAGCTCACAGCACCAAGGACATCAGCCTTCCCTACTCGGGCTACACTTCTCTCCCCGGTCCCTGCGCCCAGGGTCGCCAGGGCCAGCTTTAGCCACTGGGGGCACCACCCCAGTGTCCCTAGTGGGGAGGCGGGCTCCCCTGGGACCGACCACCATCCTGGCTTCATATCTTCTCAGACTCTCCCGAAACAGTGAGGACCAGTTGGGGTGTGTACCAGATAGGAGGCCCAGATGCCTGGAGAAGGAGCCCCACCAGCAGCCCAGCCCACAGGCCCCACCCACTCTGTGGACCTCAGACCTCCTCTGCAGCATAGCTGGCTCGGATGTGGAAGCTGCCCAGCTCCTGGTGGTTGTCATCCTGATTGTAAAGGTCCTTCAGTGTCTCTAGCTCCTGATGCTTACAGAACTGGGGCCATGGACAGGCAGTGAGTCAGCAAGGCCAGCTCAGGGGCTCAGGAGattccagccccacccctgcccagggcACACACCTGTCGGTACAAACTCAGGGCCATGGGCTGGTTCCGAAGAGTCATGAAAAAGTCTCCTCGGTTTAGCTCATTCTTCAGGTGCAGCAACACCGTGAACACTAAGGAACGATAAGGTGGTGTGGGGACTTTGGCCCGGCCCCGTGCTTAGCCCAGGGGTCCCAGCCTTGCCCTCTCTCAAACCCTGCTCACCCAGATCAGTGTCTCCACTCTCGATGGCCTTGCTCAGTGCCAGTTTGCTTCTCTTCATCTTTAGGAGAAGGGGTACCTGCTCCCCAGAGCGTGGCTCATACTCCAGcagctgtggggtggggagaaaagcaCAGAGAGAAGGAGCTGGACTGGGGGCCTCAAATACCAGTGTCAGAGCATCTGGGGAGGGCTGGGCACCCACACCTTGATGGCCAGCTCCGTGCGGCCACAGCCATAGGCCCGCGCAGCAATGTCGGAGTAAGAGACGCCTGGTGTGTCTCCCAGCTTCTGGTTAATGGCCCGAGCAACATCCTCGTCGGACACATCCTTCTGTTGCACCTGCAGATAGAGGGGGGTTGTCACACACACCTGGATCTCATCCTTCACCCCCCTGCCCACACTGGCCCTGGATCAGGACTTCCCCCTTGAGCTCTACACTTCGTATTTCCCACATCCCATGGGGGCCTGGAATCCTCTAAATGACTTTGAAGCCCACCCTACGTCCTCACCTTGTAGCAGGCCCAGTGGGCCAGGATCCTGCTGACGCCCTGCACTTCAGGAAGGCGCAGGTACTCACAGATCTGGATCGCCAGGGGGTAAAGCCTCCTCAACACCAGCCTGGCAGGCAAGGGGATAAAATATATGGGGGTGAGGTGGGATAGAAAGAGAGGGCAGAGTGGCCCCAGCCTGTAACTCAGGGCTCCCAGCTCCCAAAGAAATGGGTGAGCAGTGACCACAAGAAGCCAGCAGGGGCCGTACTACCTGCCCACATAGAGCCCTCCTCCCACAACCCTGGGGCTTACTGTACCTGTCCAGCAGCACCTGGATGGTGAGCTGCTTGTATCTGCATTTTACCTGGTTAAGGATCCAGCTGGGGTATGAGCCCTATTTGCCAAGGACTTGCAGGCAGCGTCTTCagccccatccccttcccccaccgCCACTGACCGTAAACATCCTCGCAGCTCGTTTGAGGATACTGGCTATAAGTGAGGGGGATCCCAATGTGGTAATCCCGAATGGCATTCAGCACACGCAGGTCCTGACACATGCGCACGAAGCTGTCAGGTGGAAATCTGTCGAGGAAACACTTTCCAAAGGAGGCCGCCTGAGAAGAGCCAGAGGGCAACAGAGGAGATCTTACCGgtcaccccacccctccttctAGGGCACCCGCCCCGTCCAGCACCCACCACCCAGCCCCTCTGGCCAGGCCAACCCTGAGCAGACTCTTCTGCATGTCTGGCCGATGCTCATGTCCCGCAGCCTCGATGCACTGCTGCACGGCCTGGGTCAGCTGCCCCAGCTCCTGGATCTCCCGTAGGTACTCATCTGCCTTCTGGCTCTCTTtctagggggtgggggagggtgccAGGGATGGGGTGATATGATAGAGAACACCCCCATGTCtggtccccccacccctctgggcTGTGGTTCAAATGGGCTGGTATGGAGGGGCTGCAGAGGCCAAAGCCCAAACTCCCTTAGCCCACAGTCCACCCAAGGTACCCATACATCCCCTGCCATATCCGCCACAATTGCTGGCAAGGAGCCTTGATGGTAGCCCGGACTGGTGCCTGGGCTGGGCATAGTAGGGGTTCCCTGCACCTCCCCATCACCACAGGGAGGACACCATGTCACTTCAGTCTACCTGAGCTGGCTCTCCCCAGCCCAGTGTCCTGCCTGGACTCCTCTCTTGACAAGTGGCACCTGGCTGAGTCTACCTTGCCCAGCCAGGGGCATGGGGCTGAGCCAAttaggaaggggaaggagaagaacatCCTGGGATCCAGGAAGAAGCCTAGGGCTTTACCTCGTACTCTTTCTGGGCCTCCAACAACAGTGCTCCAGGGGCCATCGAGGCAATTTTGAAGATCTCCTCGCTGGCCACTAGGAGAAAGTGTTGGTGAGTGTTGGGAGGGCAGGGAATCCTCAGCACTGCCTCAATGCCCTGATCCTGCCCTGGGTCCCATGGTATCCTGTGAGGGCCTCACCTGGAACCTCATGCAGGAACTCGTGGGTGCTACAAGAGAAGATGCGGACCCCATCCAGCTCAGGCACCAGGTAGGAATCTTCATCCAGCACAAACCCGAGCTTGGTCAAGGTTCCCAAGAATACCCAGAAATGGGGCGGGGCAGGtgaccctccctctcctcctttcccctcccactcccctgcagGCAGCCCTCCAAGGATACTGGATGCTCTCAGGTGCGTCACCCACCACCATTAGCCGCCTCTCCCAGGCCACCACGACAGCCCTCTCTTTGCTCCGAGGACGGCTGCACCTGTGGGCAGCATCACACAATCTGGGACACATACAGGACCCTGGGCCCACAGACACGTCTCCTACCTTCCCACATCACTGCTTACAGCAGGCGTTGGGACAGCCCTGAACATGTGTGCTACCCCTTATCCCGTTCCTCTGACCAACAtctgctcccctctccccctgtgcTGTCAGCTCCCAGGGGCATCTGGGGCCCACAAGGGGACAGGGGTTTCCCTCAAGTATGCACTGGCAGAGATGATAAAATGCAAGCTCCACCTGGCTTGGCCATTAGACAAGATGAATCAAGGTGTCCCAGGAAATAAGGCTGTGCCCACCCCCAACATAAGACCCCCATCCTCACCAGACCATCTGCTTGGGGGGGGCCCGGATGTTGCAGTTGAACTCACACAGCTTCTCCTGAAAGGGTGCAGGGAACATCATGGCCCTGTCCCGGTAGTCACCAGTCTGGTTAAAAAGCCCTTCCCCTACTGCTAACAGATCTTTCCTGGACAAGGTAGGGTGCCCCCACGTTGTCCCAGGATCACACCTTGAGTGATGCCGTCCCCATCCAGATGTAGCCTGTGTCTGTGAAGAGTGCCAGATGTCGGTAGGTGAAGGAGACTGCCATCTGCAGGAAACTGCTCACTCCGGGGGCCAGGCCAGGGGGCGTCTGGGACAGGCCAGGGAGACACCAGATGTTTTCTCGGAGCTTCCCCCActgcctccctcactcccttccttccatttcaCTCCCACTCAGGGCCCTCACCACTGCCGAGCAGGCTGCATGGTCAAGGAGGTAAAGATCAGGCCCCACGGCCAGAAGAATGTGTGCAACTCGGTCCTGGCACAGTGTGGTCCAACACGAGGGTGCGCTCTGCAGACCTGCGGCCGGGGAAGGGGACAACTTCAGGACGACCAGAGCCCACAGCTTCTGCCTCTCTTGccgggcccccccaccccccgggtcTGGAGGCACATCTGTGGGCGCTGAATGTCTGTCTCAGGGATATCAGGGCTCACCCGGCACCTCCGGCATCCGGCGAAGTTTGAGATCACCCACATTGGCGCTGAGCGTAAAGCGGTGGGCCCCAGTAAGGATGGCCACCCCCGAACCAAACTCAGTATGGAAGATCCGGGCGTCTAGGACCCGGTTCTGGAGCACCTCCTGGGGAGAGGGGCCATGAGTTGAGGGAGCCAGAGTCCCAGACTCCATCCCTTTCCCCAGTCCCCTGCAGTCCCTACATTGCCCATGCTGAAGTGTCTCCGGAAGTCGCCATGAAGCCCATAGACCAGCACTACACCATCTTCCTGCACGCAGAGCAGCTCCTCCTCAGCTGACCAGCCTAGGGACACCACGGGCCCACTCTTCCACTGCAGAGGAGACGGAGGTTCCTGAGGCTGTCCTTGGGACACAGACCCAGCCTAGCCCCCAGGGGGGGATCAGGGGTGCTCACCAGTAAACTGGCCAGAGGCAGGCCAGAGGCAGAGTAGATCTCAAGCACTGGCCGTATGCTGGCCACCTTCTCCTTCCGCCACGGGTTCCTCAACAGTGCTGTAGTTGAAGAAGAGATTTTCTGTCCAGTTCCCCAGGCCCACCCCATATGAAGCAAGCTTCAGAACCAAAATTTAAAGCATCTTAGCAGGGGGTGAGAAATGGGGGGGAAGAGGGGTGGCCACGTTAGCAAGAACCACCTGACAGCAAGGACCCCAGGCATCATGCACCTTGAGTTCACCCCATTGTCCCAGAATATGCAGTGGCAGAGGGGTGACATACCAATGGGGCCCCCATAGGGCGCAGCGGCTACCAGGCAGTCCCTGAGTTCCTCCTTCAGGTCCCAGTCCATGCTGTACAGCTCATACTTCCTGCCCACACAGAGGCAAGCAGAAATTAGCCTCCTCATGACCCTGCGTCCAGATGGATTGAGCCCAGAGGAACCCCTAAAGCCTCCATTTGTCCTTCACAGGGCAGGCAAGGCCCCCCACAGGTGGGAGAGGGCGATGACTAGAAACAGCTCGGGCAACTGACCACATGCATGCTTAGGGACAGCAGGTGATGGAGCAGAGGCTGTTGGCAGGGCAGGACGTGGTTCGTTGGGCAAGTGTCCGAGGATGGCAGGAGCTCCTGGCACAAGAGACAGGCTACTTGGTCAATATCCAGGGCATAAACTAAGGTAGGACTAGGGTGTGGTGGCTGGCTTGGGCCTCCATTAGCAGGAAATCAGACCCTCTAAGGGGGGTCTCTCAGGGCAGGCAGCCTTTcttctatttctggttttttttttttttaaagattttatttattcatttgagacagaatgagagagagagagagagctcatgagaggggggagggtcagagggagaagcaggctccccgccgagcagggagcccgatgcgggactcgatcccgggactccaggatcatgacctgagccgaaggcagtcgcttaaccgactgagccacccaggtgccccctatttcTGGTTTTTAACACCAAAGCAGGTTGTCCAGCCAGGGGTCCCCCTCAACGCTTGCCGATAATGATCTCCATTTTAGAGGCACTTAGTTAGCAGTACTTGAAAGAAATCCCAGAGGAGTTCTTCGGTGACTCCAGAGCCGGGGggacagagtcctgggatagagatgTCAATCTCTGAATGCTCAGCTTATGGGAGTAACAGAAATCACAAGCTGGCACGAGATGACTGCAATCTGAGATGGGCGTGGGTCGCCAAGAGTGTGTGTGGCATGAAGACGGAGTAGGAGGCCTGAGGCATGCCATCATTTGAAGGCTGGAGGTGGGGACAAGGGGACGGAAAAGGAGTGGGCCTTATCCCAGGAAGCCAAGAGAAAGCAGTGTTTAAGGGGAGTGTTTCCTCAAGTATCATTTCCGGAGCCTTCCTGATAAGAATCAGAAAGATGCCTACCATTATCTTCTATTTGACATTCTTCTTGGGGTTCtagcaa is part of the Neomonachus schauinslandi chromosome 10, ASM220157v2, whole genome shotgun sequence genome and harbors:
- the VPS16 gene encoding vacuolar protein sorting-associated protein 16 homolog isoform X3, translating into MDCYTANWNPLGDSAFYRKYELYSMDWDLKEELRDCLVAAAPYGGPIALLRNPWRKEKVASIRPVLEIYSASGLPLASLLWKSGPVVSLGWSAEEELLCVQEDGVVLVYGLHGDFRRHFSMGNEVLQNRVLDARIFHTEFGSGVAILTGAHRFTLSANVGDLKLRRMPEVPGLQSAPSCWTTLCQDRVAHILLAVGPDLYLLDHAACSAVTPPGLAPGVSSFLQMAVSFTYRHLALFTDTGYIWMGTASLKEKLCEFNCNIRAPPKQMVWCSRPRSKERAVVVAWERRLMVVGDAPESIQYKQLTIQVLLDRLVLRRLYPLAIQICEYLRLPEVQGVSRILAHWACYKVQQKDVSDEDVARAINQKLGDTPGVSYSDIAARAYGCGRTELAIKLLEYEPRSGEQVPLLLKMKRSKLALSKAIESGDTDLVFTVLLHLKNELNRGDFFMTLRNQPMALSLYRQFCKHQELETLKDLYNQDDNHQELGSFHIRASYAAEERIEGRVAALQMAADAFYKAKNEFAAKATEDQMRLLRLQRRLEDELGGHFVDLSLHDTVTTLVLGGHSKRAEQLARDFRIPDKRLWWLKLTALADLEDWEELEKFSKSKKSPIGYLPFVEICMKQHNKYEAKKYASRVGPEQKVKALLLVGDVAQAADVAIEHRNEAELTLVLSHCTGTADAATADKIQRARAQAQKK
- the VPS16 gene encoding vacuolar protein sorting-associated protein 16 homolog isoform X2 — encoded protein: MDCYTANWNPLGDSAFYRKYELYSMDWDLKEELRDCLVAAAPYGGPIALLRNPWRKEKVASIRPVLEIYSASGLPLASLLWKSGPVVSLGWSAEEELLCVQEDGVVLVYGLHGDFRRHFSMGNEVLQNRVLDARIFHTEFGSGVAILTGAHRFTLSANVGDLKLRRMPEVPGLQSAPSCWTTLCQDRVAHILLAVGPDLYLLDHAACSAVTPPGLAPGVSSFLQMAVSFTYRHLALFTDTGYIWMGTASLKEKLCEFNCNIRAPPKQMVWCSRPRSKERAVVVAWERRLMVVGDAPESIQFVLDEDSYLVPELDGVRIFSCSTHEFLHEVPVASEEIFKIASMAPGALLLEAQKEYEKESQKADEYLREIQELGQLTQAVQQCIEAAGHEHRPDMQKSLLRAASFGKCFLDRFPPDSFVRMCQDLRVLNAIRDYHIGIPLTYSQYKQLTIQVLLDRLVLRRLYPLAIQICEYLRLPEVQGVSRILAHWACYKVQQKDVSDEDVARAINQKLGDTPGVSYSDIAARAYGCGRTELAIKLLEYEPRSGEQVPLLLKMKRSKLALSKAIESGDTDLVFTVLLHLKNELNRGDFFMTLRNQPMALSLYRQFCKHQELETLKDLYNQDDNHQELGSFHIRASYAAEERIEGRVAALQMAADAFYKAKNEFAAKATEDQMRLLRLQRRLEDELGGHFVDLSLHDTVTTLVLGGHSKRAEQLARDFRIPDKRLWWLKLTALADLEDWEELEKFSKSKKSPIGYLPFVEICMKQHNKYEAKKYASRVGPEQKVKALLLVGDVAQAADVAIEHRNEAELTLVLSHCTGTADAATADKIQRARAQAQKK
- the VPS16 gene encoding vacuolar protein sorting-associated protein 16 homolog isoform X1; translation: MDCYTANWNPLGDSAFYRKYELYSMDWDLKEELRDCLVAAAPYGGPIALLRNPWRKEKVASIRPVLEIYSASGLPLASLLWKSGPVVSLGWSAEEELLCVQEDGVVLVYGLHGDFRRHFSMGNEVLQNRVLDARIFHTEFGSGVAILTGAHRFTLSANVGDLKLRRMPEVPGLQSAPSCWTTLCQDRVAHILLAVGPDLYLLDHAACSAVTPPGLAPGVSSFLQMAVSFTYRHLALFTDTGYIWMGTASLKEKLCEFNCNIRAPPKQMVWCSRPRSKERAVVVAWERRLMVVGDAPESIQFVLDEDSYLVPELDGVRIFSCSTHEFLHEVPVASEEIFKIASMAPGALLLEAQKEYEKESQKADEYLREIQELGQLTQAVQQCIEAAGHEHRPDMQKSLLRAASFGKCFLDRFPPDSFVRMCQDLRVLNAIRDYHIGIPLTYSQYKQLTIQVLLDRLVLRRLYPLAIQICEYLRLPEVQGVSRILAHWACYKVQQKDVSDEDVARAINQKLGDTPGVSYSDIAARAYGCGRTELAIKLLEYEPRSGEQVPLLLKMKRSKLALSKAIESGDTDLVFTVLLHLKNELNRGDFFMTLRNQPMALSLYRQFCKHQELETLKDLYNQDDNHQELGSFHIRASYAAEERIEGRVAALQMAADAFYKAKNEFAAKATEDQMRLLRLQRRLEDELGGHFVDLSLHDTVTTLVLGGHSKRAEQLARDFRIPDKRLWWLKLTALADLEDWEELEKFSKSKKSPIGYLVVPALRLRRSQLLYPFVEICMKQHNKYEAKKYASRVGPEQKVKALLLVGDVAQAADVAIEHRNEAELTLVLSHCTGTADAATADKIQRARAQAQKK